A window from Pan paniscus chromosome 14, NHGRI_mPanPan1-v2.0_pri, whole genome shotgun sequence encodes these proteins:
- the LOC134728853 gene encoding uncharacterized protein LOC134728853: protein MHLQPAWAPELQPPSACRQQPPGNSRARPHSPHLGSRDKCPCGCGQDRRSVLQQLHRGGNRPSAPSPVAAEGPWIEIWSYDRGGVRPGQGLAGSQARGTRDPEAAQGMLHHLGAQLQAPGDFQAGWRAQPRRTGARCRRGCDQDRRSAQGRLHRGRNRPSALSPVAADGPWGGPDLSSEEERGGSHGQAGPQAGRNARLRFRDVPRQPRRTRKPAVPVSLCDSLRNHQTVFHSKCIIFYS, encoded by the coding sequence ATGCACCTCCAGCCCGCCTGGGCACCCGAGCTGCAGCCGCCTTCTGCATGCAGGCAGCAGCCTCCAGGCAACTCCCGAGCCCGCCCACACTCCCCACATCTCGGAAGCAGGGACAAATGTCCCTGTGGCTGTGGCCAAGACAGGCGGTCTGTCCTGCAGCAGCTGCACAGGGGCGGGAACCGGCCCTCAGCTCCATCCCCGGTGGCTGCAGAGGGCCCCTGGATAGAGATCTGGAGCTATGACAGAGGAGGAGTCAGGCCGGGGCAGGGTCTGGCAGGCTCTCAGGCCAGGGGCACCCGCGATCCAGAGGCCGCCCAGGGCATGCTCCACCACCTGGGCGCCCAGCTACAGGCGCCGGGCGACTTCCAAGCTGGCTGGCGCGCCCAGCCTCGCAGAACCGGGGCTAGATGTCGCCGTGGCTGCGACCAAGACAGGCGGTCTGCCCAGGGGCGGCTGCACCGGGGCAGGAACCGACCCTCAGCCCTATCCCCGGTGGCTGCAGACGGCCCCTGGGGCGGCCCCGATCTGTCTTCGGAGGAGGAAAGGGGCGGGAGTCACGGCCAGGCCGGCCCTCAGGCGGGAAGGAATGCGCGCCTGCGATTCCGGGACGTCCCGCGCCAGCCCAGGAGAACCCGCAAGCCAGCGGTGCCTGTTTCTCTGTGTGAttctttgaggaaccaccaaactgttttccacagcaagtGCATCATTTTCTATTCCTAG